A genomic stretch from Photobacterium atrarenae includes:
- the pepT gene encoding peptidase T, with the protein MDKLIDRFLRYLSIDTQSDASSIHCPSTAGQTMLASEIKQELISLGLKDIDLDEHGYLTARLPANVDYDVPAIGFIAHLDTSPDAPGKNVTPQAVENYQGGDIALGVGDEVLSPIQYPELHQLHGQTLIMTDGTTLLGADNKAGIAEILTAVAYLIAKPEIPHGDICIGFTPDEEIGRGADRFDVEKFGAQWAYTIDGGPVGELEYENFHAASAKVVCKGVNVHPGTAKNKMVNSMGIAAQFQLMMPDSETPECTEGYEGFYHLAAMEASVAETSLHYLLRDFDRDGLAQRKALMQQKVDELNHQLGKARITLEITDNYANMREMIEPHPHIIALAKQAMIDCDVQPVIKPIRGGTDGARLSYMGLPCPNIFTGGYNFHGIHEFITLEGMEKAVKVIVKLAEKTALHYRPA; encoded by the coding sequence ATGGATAAATTAATTGATCGGTTTTTGCGCTATCTGAGTATTGATACTCAGTCTGACGCTTCTTCTATCCACTGCCCAAGCACCGCAGGGCAAACAATGCTCGCCAGTGAGATCAAACAAGAACTGATTTCGCTGGGACTGAAAGATATTGACCTAGACGAACACGGCTATCTGACGGCTCGCTTGCCGGCCAATGTGGACTATGATGTACCGGCCATTGGGTTTATCGCCCATCTGGATACTTCACCGGATGCGCCGGGCAAAAATGTGACTCCTCAGGCTGTTGAAAACTATCAGGGGGGAGATATTGCCCTGGGGGTAGGTGATGAAGTGCTCTCTCCGATCCAGTATCCGGAACTGCATCAGTTACATGGTCAGACGTTGATCATGACTGATGGCACCACGTTATTGGGGGCGGATAACAAAGCCGGGATTGCGGAAATTCTGACGGCTGTAGCGTATCTGATTGCCAAGCCGGAGATCCCGCATGGCGATATTTGTATCGGCTTTACCCCGGACGAAGAAATCGGCCGGGGCGCCGATCGATTTGATGTAGAGAAGTTCGGCGCTCAGTGGGCTTATACCATTGACGGTGGCCCTGTGGGAGAGCTGGAGTATGAAAATTTTCATGCTGCATCAGCCAAAGTGGTGTGTAAGGGCGTCAATGTGCATCCGGGAACCGCCAAGAACAAGATGGTGAACAGCATGGGTATCGCGGCACAGTTTCAGCTGATGATGCCGGACAGCGAAACGCCGGAATGCACCGAAGGGTACGAAGGTTTCTATCATCTCGCGGCGATGGAGGCCTCTGTGGCGGAAACCTCGTTGCATTATTTGCTGCGTGATTTTGACCGGGATGGGCTGGCGCAACGCAAAGCCTTGATGCAGCAAAAAGTAGATGAGTTGAATCATCAGCTTGGCAAGGCGCGTATTACGCTGGAAATTACCGATAACTATGCCAACATGCGGGAAATGATTGAGCCGCATCCGCATATTATTGCGTTGGCAAAGCAGGCTATGATCGATTGCGATGTCCAGCCAGTGATTAAGCCAATCCGTGGCGGTACCGATGGTGCGCGTTTATCTTATATGGGGCTGCCGTGTCCGAATATATTCACCGGCGGTTATAACTTCCACGGGATCCATGAATTTATCACTCTGGAAGGGATGGAGAAGGCGGTCAAAGTGATTGTCAAACTGGCCGAGAAAACCGCACTTCACTATCGTCCGGCTTAA
- a CDS encoding MbcA/ParS/Xre antitoxin family protein, whose translation MNASHATNQAIHAHTGNQVLPVVFNILDKWSCTQAQQMALLGLSSRSTLNKYRSHPESAKVSNDLLERMSYILNIHKCLRILFSAEESVYQWVQKPNAHPFFAGRSAMDVMTQGKVVDLYQVASRLNAWRGGKS comes from the coding sequence ATGAACGCATCCCATGCCACAAACCAGGCCATTCATGCCCATACCGGCAACCAGGTGCTGCCGGTGGTGTTTAATATTCTGGACAAATGGTCCTGTACTCAGGCGCAGCAAATGGCGTTGCTGGGGCTGAGTTCCCGCTCCACGCTCAATAAATACCGTAGCCACCCCGAATCGGCCAAGGTATCGAATGATTTACTGGAGCGAATGAGCTATATCCTCAATATTCACAAATGTCTGCGCATCCTGTTCAGTGCTGAAGAGAGTGTGTATCAGTGGGTTCAGAAGCCAAATGCCCATCCGTTTTTTGCCGGCCGCTCGGCAATGGATGTGATGACACAGGGCAAAGTCGTGGATTTGTACCAGGTGGCCTCTCGTCTCAACGCCTGGCGGGGTGGGAAGTCATAG
- a CDS encoding RES family NAD+ phosphorylase produces MEYPQQSFREQHCFRLIPSKYPPINLYEDVAEPEQLEAVFAVEALTNPRLSEEVGNFSQVPADERLVGIPHCSYVMAAFTHINPDGARFNTADFGGYYAAPDVNTAIKETVHHMERVMGYTQEPAQDIQMRCIDAWFSAELTDLTAQPYLDSELYHPTNYSHSQALATEIKAAKGDGIVYQSVRHQGHDCYVLFKPNLVSKVCQTRHYTYKWNGVSVNSILEMSLI; encoded by the coding sequence ATGGAATACCCACAACAATCCTTTCGGGAGCAGCACTGCTTTCGCCTGATCCCGTCCAAATACCCGCCCATCAATTTATATGAAGATGTCGCTGAGCCTGAGCAGCTTGAAGCGGTGTTTGCGGTCGAAGCCCTGACCAATCCGCGTTTGTCGGAAGAAGTCGGCAATTTCAGCCAGGTCCCGGCAGACGAGAGGCTGGTCGGGATCCCGCATTGTAGCTATGTTATGGCTGCCTTTACCCATATCAACCCAGATGGCGCAAGGTTCAACACTGCGGACTTTGGCGGTTACTATGCAGCACCGGATGTAAATACTGCCATCAAAGAAACGGTGCACCATATGGAACGGGTGATGGGCTACACCCAGGAGCCGGCGCAGGATATTCAGATGCGTTGCATTGATGCCTGGTTCAGCGCCGAGCTGACAGATTTAACCGCTCAGCCTTATCTCGACTCTGAGCTGTATCATCCGACCAACTACAGCCACTCACAAGCACTGGCAACAGAAATTAAAGCTGCAAAAGGCGATGGGATTGTGTATCAGTCCGTCCGCCACCAGGGCCATGACTGTTATGTGCTGTTCAAACCGAATCTGGTGAGTAAAGTCTGTCAGACCCGCCATTACACCTATAAATGGAACGGGGTGTCGGTCAATTCGATACTGGAGATGAGTTTGATCTGA
- a CDS encoding carboxypeptidase M32, translated as MTFYSKLEQHYQKLSRLAHLNAICGWDQAAMMPEGGNQARSEAMAELAVMHHEQATAPELADWFAQAERETLTAEQVTSLKEMKRSWQINNLLPTDLVEEKSLAGSKCEHAWRSQRAANSWHEFSLNLKKVVELARREAQIRAEATGLSRYDALLDLYEPGMTTAELDKLFSEVKSWLPSLIHQVREKQGTEKVSTPAGPFPIEQQKSLSVDVMSKLGFDFHHGRLDVSVHPFCGGVPTDVRITTRYDENDFTSALMGVVHETGHARYEQGLPAKWRGLPIGEARSMGIHESQSLFFEMQLARSEPFMEILAPLAAEAFDRSNDSALSSANLTLLNTRVKPGFIRVDADEVTYPAHVILRYEIERDLIEGHIEVADIPELWDKKMTEYLGLSTKGNYTDGCMQDIHWTDGSFGYFPSYTLGAMYAAQFMAAIRKEMNVDNLIRERNLQPIFNWLDKHIWKKASSVSTDKLLIEATGERLNAEHFRNHLVERYLKS; from the coding sequence ATGACTTTCTACAGCAAATTAGAGCAGCACTATCAGAAGCTCTCTCGCCTCGCGCACCTCAACGCTATTTGCGGCTGGGACCAAGCCGCCATGATGCCGGAAGGTGGTAACCAGGCCCGCTCTGAAGCAATGGCAGAGTTGGCCGTCATGCATCACGAACAGGCAACCGCGCCGGAACTTGCTGACTGGTTCGCTCAGGCAGAAAGGGAAACCCTGACTGCAGAGCAAGTCACCAGTCTAAAAGAAATGAAGCGCTCATGGCAGATCAACAACTTGCTGCCAACCGATTTGGTTGAAGAGAAATCCCTCGCAGGTTCAAAATGTGAACACGCCTGGCGCAGCCAGCGAGCCGCCAATAGCTGGCATGAATTCAGCTTGAATCTGAAAAAAGTGGTTGAACTGGCTCGCCGTGAAGCACAGATCCGCGCCGAAGCGACCGGCCTCAGCCGTTATGACGCGCTACTGGATTTATATGAGCCCGGCATGACCACTGCCGAACTGGATAAGCTGTTCAGCGAAGTGAAAAGCTGGCTGCCGAGCCTGATCCATCAGGTCCGCGAAAAGCAAGGCACAGAGAAAGTGTCTACGCCGGCGGGCCCATTTCCAATTGAGCAACAAAAATCCCTCAGTGTAGATGTGATGTCCAAGCTCGGGTTTGATTTTCACCATGGCCGACTGGATGTCAGTGTCCACCCGTTCTGTGGCGGCGTACCGACCGATGTGCGCATCACCACCCGCTACGACGAAAATGATTTTACCTCAGCGCTAATGGGCGTGGTTCATGAAACCGGCCATGCGCGCTATGAGCAGGGTTTGCCGGCCAAATGGCGCGGCCTGCCGATTGGTGAAGCCCGCTCAATGGGAATTCACGAGTCGCAAAGCCTGTTCTTTGAGATGCAGCTCGCCCGCAGTGAGCCGTTTATGGAAATCCTGGCGCCCCTGGCGGCAGAAGCATTCGACCGAAGTAATGACTCAGCGCTCTCCAGCGCCAACCTGACATTACTCAACACCCGCGTCAAACCAGGCTTTATCCGTGTTGATGCTGATGAAGTCACCTATCCGGCACACGTGATCCTGCGCTACGAGATTGAGCGCGACTTGATTGAAGGTCATATTGAGGTGGCAGATATCCCGGAGCTGTGGGATAAGAAAATGACCGAGTACCTTGGCCTGTCGACCAAAGGGAATTACACCGACGGCTGTATGCAGGATATCCACTGGACCGACGGCAGCTTTGGTTACTTCCCGTCTTATACCCTGGGTGCCATGTATGCAGCTCAGTTTATGGCCGCCATACGCAAAGAGATGAACGTCGACAACCTGATCCGCGAGCGCAACCTGCAGCCAATTTTCAACTGGCTGGATAAGCATATCTGGAAGAAGGCCTCCTCAGTCTCGACCGACAAACTGCTGATTGAAGCCACCGGCGAGCGCCTGAATGCGGAGCATTTCAGAAATCACTTGGTTGAACGCTATCTGAAATCGTAA
- a CDS encoding D-alanyl-D-alanine carboxypeptidase family protein, with translation MQRTIRFRAAMIGTALLSGIFSTASVAAPTIIPDPPSLGAKGYVLMDYHTGQVLAEKNAHDQLNPASLTKLMTSYVAGQEMKSGNISKDDKVVISRNAWAKNFPDSSKMFIEVNTEVAMMDLYRGLIIQSGNDASVAIAEHVAGSEGAFVSLMNSWAKKLGMNNSSFSNPHGLDSDALYSTPYDIALLGQALIRDLPDIYRLYSERSFTYNKITQRNRNGLLGDRSMNVDGMKTGYTSGAGYSLASSATEGNMRLIAVVMGTKSTKAREAESKQLLNYGFRFFETVSPHKQGETVLEERIWKGETSSIALGAASNTYVTLSRNDKDKLTASVELDGTLMAPVQEGDVVGKILYQVDEETISEAPLVALQSVEEGGFFSRLWDTIYLFFLELFS, from the coding sequence ATGCAAAGGACAATTCGATTTCGCGCAGCCATGATCGGCACTGCGTTACTCTCTGGTATTTTTTCAACTGCATCTGTGGCGGCGCCAACGATTATTCCCGATCCACCGAGCCTTGGCGCAAAAGGCTATGTTTTGATGGATTATCATACGGGGCAGGTGTTGGCTGAAAAAAATGCCCACGATCAACTGAACCCAGCCAGCCTGACCAAGCTGATGACCAGCTATGTTGCCGGGCAGGAGATGAAAAGCGGCAATATCAGTAAGGATGACAAGGTTGTGATTAGCCGCAACGCTTGGGCAAAAAACTTCCCGGATTCCTCGAAAATGTTTATCGAGGTGAATACAGAAGTGGCCATGATGGATCTTTATCGTGGGTTGATTATTCAGTCCGGCAATGACGCCAGCGTGGCGATCGCTGAGCATGTGGCCGGTTCGGAAGGGGCATTTGTCAGCCTGATGAACTCCTGGGCCAAGAAGTTGGGGATGAACAACAGCTCATTCTCGAACCCGCACGGACTGGACAGCGATGCGCTTTATTCCACGCCGTATGATATTGCACTGCTCGGCCAGGCGTTGATCCGGGATCTACCGGATATCTATCGTCTCTACAGCGAGCGCTCTTTTACCTACAACAAGATCACCCAACGTAACCGCAATGGTTTGCTGGGCGATCGCAGCATGAACGTTGACGGGATGAAAACCGGCTACACCAGCGGGGCGGGCTATAGCCTGGCGAGTTCTGCAACGGAAGGGAACATGCGGCTGATTGCGGTTGTGATGGGAACCAAGAGTACCAAAGCCCGTGAAGCTGAAAGCAAACAACTGCTCAATTATGGATTCCGGTTCTTTGAAACGGTATCCCCTCATAAGCAGGGTGAGACGGTACTGGAAGAGCGTATCTGGAAGGGGGAGACATCCTCTATCGCGCTGGGCGCTGCATCCAATACATACGTGACCTTGTCACGCAATGATAAAGATAAACTCACGGCAAGCGTGGAACTGGACGGTACCTTGATGGCGCCGGTACAGGAAGGCGATGTGGTCGGGAAGATACTCTATCAGGTTGATGAAGAAACGATTTCAGAAGCGCCATTGGTGGCGTTGCAAAGTGTTGAAGAAGGCGGTTTCTTCAGCCGGCTCTGGGATACGATTTATCTGTTCTTTCTTGAGCTATTTAGCTGA
- a CDS encoding MFS transporter has translation MAMALPMLVLYATGALAPLMLEEAHINPHILGIFTLAAFGVAAVLSMYAGRWVKHWGVRQAAVSLFLLTGLSFTVLIWVEHWLGMALAIAVCGIAQALANPVTNQAIASQVPPSRKALMVGVKQSGVQLAALAAGSVLSLAATEWGWRSAFALMIPLCFGMAGLVAGKHWQARVPVIRISARGQGDKLVLVYLLVMQAGVGVTLAAFITQIPMVAAQIGMSTQQAAFLITLFGGVGIVSRLVLTPLASRLRHESDLLLILYPVAGLSLLCAFSATQAWQWLIYVGVVGIGSTLVATNAVAMAMVIQYPVFGEIPTASGRVSAAFFGGLASGSLLFQTAASLTEYFHAGIGLLLLCMVICCWSAVSLRIATLRH, from the coding sequence ATGGCGATGGCACTGCCGATGCTTGTTTTGTACGCCACGGGCGCACTTGCGCCGCTGATGCTGGAAGAAGCCCACATCAATCCACACATACTCGGTATATTTACCTTGGCTGCCTTTGGCGTGGCCGCCGTGCTTTCCATGTATGCAGGACGTTGGGTCAAGCATTGGGGTGTTCGCCAGGCTGCAGTGTCTTTATTTCTTCTGACCGGACTGTCGTTCACGGTATTAATTTGGGTTGAGCACTGGCTGGGCATGGCCTTGGCGATCGCTGTTTGCGGGATCGCCCAAGCCCTTGCCAACCCGGTTACGAATCAAGCAATTGCGTCTCAGGTCCCGCCCTCCCGGAAAGCGTTGATGGTCGGGGTCAAGCAGTCCGGCGTTCAGTTAGCAGCCCTGGCAGCAGGGTCTGTGCTGTCTCTGGCAGCTACTGAATGGGGATGGCGATCCGCGTTTGCGTTGATGATTCCACTTTGTTTCGGGATGGCAGGCTTAGTGGCCGGGAAGCACTGGCAAGCCAGAGTTCCCGTGATACGCATTTCTGCACGGGGTCAGGGGGACAAGCTGGTTCTGGTATATTTGCTGGTGATGCAGGCAGGCGTTGGCGTTACCTTGGCTGCATTTATCACTCAAATTCCGATGGTTGCGGCCCAGATTGGAATGAGCACGCAACAAGCTGCATTTCTGATCACTCTGTTTGGCGGGGTGGGAATTGTGTCTCGCTTGGTACTGACCCCGCTGGCAAGCCGGCTTCGGCATGAGTCCGATCTGCTGCTGATATTGTACCCTGTCGCCGGATTGTCGCTGCTGTGCGCGTTTAGTGCGACACAAGCGTGGCAATGGCTGATTTATGTCGGTGTCGTTGGTATCGGCAGCACTTTGGTTGCTACGAATGCTGTCGCGATGGCGATGGTGATTCAATATCCGGTTTTTGGTGAAATCCCCACTGCTTCAGGGCGTGTTTCCGCGGCATTTTTTGGCGGCCTGGCCAGTGGGTCTCTATTATTCCAGACGGCAGCAAGTCTGACTGAATACTTTCACGCAGGGATTGGGTTGTTGCTGCTTTGCATGGTGATTTGTTGTTGGTCAGCCGTGAGTTTGCGGATCGCGACCCTGCGTCACTGA
- a CDS encoding AraC family transcriptional regulator yields MEQTFRANQPDTKNPVAVKQITPQLHASGGADSMCWYNLQFPDLKGRNHFQCFQLAENICFTKSTYQSDVPLLSEIDYPTETTLLVFGLMGESRLGFCKDALNTIKAGEIWLFNVKGSALYRYTSANTCHEMAVLKIPTDRLQRTFSEQDRSLNPIFTMEYAKVAIQQDNARWIAPLLNNPLLHPFDRMKAEGRALALIAHWLIPLAQPFHPDNAPISKRDPIERARKILISEMTNPPTLDDLARKVGMSHTRLNRSFKKTYGKTVFSWLRSYRIALAKSYLRDHAHSITEIAHLCGFSSASHFTQAFRQQEGLTPIDYRSQH; encoded by the coding sequence ATGGAACAAACCTTCAGGGCGAACCAGCCGGACACCAAGAACCCTGTCGCGGTGAAGCAGATAACGCCGCAATTGCATGCCTCTGGCGGCGCAGACTCGATGTGTTGGTATAATCTGCAATTTCCTGACCTAAAAGGGAGAAATCATTTTCAGTGTTTTCAACTTGCTGAAAATATCTGCTTTACTAAAAGCACGTACCAAAGTGATGTCCCGCTGCTGTCCGAAATTGACTACCCAACTGAGACAACTCTCCTGGTGTTTGGCCTGATGGGAGAAAGCCGCCTGGGTTTTTGTAAAGACGCATTGAATACAATTAAAGCAGGTGAGATTTGGTTATTTAACGTGAAAGGCAGCGCCCTATATCGCTATACCAGTGCCAACACCTGCCATGAGATGGCTGTGCTGAAAATACCAACAGACCGACTTCAACGTACTTTTTCTGAGCAAGACCGTTCATTAAACCCCATCTTCACCATGGAGTATGCGAAAGTCGCCATACAACAGGATAACGCGCGCTGGATTGCCCCACTGCTCAACAACCCCCTGCTACATCCGTTTGATCGCATGAAAGCCGAAGGAAGAGCCCTGGCGCTGATTGCTCATTGGCTGATTCCCCTCGCTCAACCCTTCCACCCTGACAATGCACCGATTTCAAAAAGGGATCCTATTGAGCGTGCCCGGAAGATTTTAATCTCCGAAATGACCAACCCGCCGACGCTTGATGATCTTGCCCGGAAGGTTGGAATGAGCCATACCCGGCTAAACAGAAGTTTCAAAAAAACATATGGTAAAACTGTATTTAGCTGGCTCAGAAGCTATCGGATAGCATTAGCCAAATCGTACTTGCGAGATCATGCGCACAGTATAACGGAGATTGCCCATTTATGCGGCTTTAGCAGTGCCAGCCATTTCACTCAGGCATTCAGGCAACAGGAAGGCTTGACGCCCATCGACTACCGCTCACAACATTGA
- the ttcA gene encoding tRNA 2-thiocytidine(32) synthetase TtcA, which yields MNQKDTRKDTLEFNKLQKRLRRNVGNAIIDYNMIEENDVVMACISGGKDSFAMLDILLNLQKAAPIKFDVVAVNLDQKQPGFPEHILPEYFESLDIPYYIVDKDTYSVVKEKVPEGKTTCGLCSRLRRGTLYSFAEKIGATKIALGHHLDDIVETLFLNMFHGSRMKAMPPKLRSDDGRNVVIRPLTYCRETDLIKYAEHKAFPIIPCNLCGSQENLQRQAIKAMLVEWDKKTPGRVESIFKSIQNVSPSQLADKTLFDFVNLPLEREGEREEYAFNEAVVSSTNIDESMFIDVTNL from the coding sequence ATGAATCAGAAAGATACAAGAAAAGATACACTTGAATTCAACAAGCTGCAGAAACGCCTGCGGAGAAATGTTGGCAATGCCATCATTGACTACAACATGATTGAAGAAAATGATGTGGTCATGGCCTGTATCAGTGGCGGTAAAGATTCATTTGCGATGTTAGATATCCTATTGAATCTGCAAAAAGCAGCGCCGATTAAGTTTGATGTTGTTGCGGTCAACCTGGATCAGAAACAGCCGGGCTTCCCTGAGCACATTTTGCCAGAGTACTTTGAGAGCCTGGATATTCCGTACTACATCGTTGATAAAGATACTTACTCGGTGGTGAAAGAGAAAGTGCCGGAAGGGAAAACGACTTGCGGCCTGTGTTCACGACTGCGTCGCGGCACCCTGTATTCTTTTGCCGAAAAGATCGGGGCGACCAAAATTGCGCTGGGTCACCACCTGGATGATATTGTTGAAACGCTGTTTTTGAATATGTTCCACGGCTCGCGAATGAAAGCGATGCCGCCAAAACTGCGCTCTGATGATGGTCGAAACGTGGTGATTCGCCCACTGACGTACTGCCGCGAAACAGATCTGATCAAATATGCCGAGCATAAAGCGTTTCCGATTATCCCTTGTAATCTGTGCGGCTCCCAAGAGAACCTGCAACGCCAGGCGATTAAAGCCATGCTTGTTGAGTGGGATAAGAAAACGCCGGGTCGTGTCGAGAGTATCTTCAAATCGATTCAAAATGTCAGCCCGAGCCAGCTGGCGGACAAAACGTTATTCGATTTTGTCAATCTTCCGCTGGAGCGTGAGGGAGAGCGGGAAGAATACGCGTTTAACGAAGCGGTGGTCTCTTCAACCAATATCGACGAATCCATGTTCATTGATGTGACCAACCTGTAA
- a CDS encoding DJ-1/PfpI family protein, which yields MERKKVGILIFDDVEVLDYCGPYEVFSTTRLVEENRRESQSPFEVILIAEHQAPIVTSGGMRVLPDYSLEDCPQLDILVVPGGWGTRPLLDNPKLLGWLQNTTPTLELLTSVCTGALVLGQAGLLEGKQVTTHWRSLDWMQELFPQTTVLKTQHVVEDGKLLTSAGISAGIDMALTVVSRYCGEPVARATAKHMEYPFPDSNERRIEI from the coding sequence ATGGAAAGGAAAAAAGTTGGAATACTGATTTTTGATGATGTGGAGGTACTCGATTATTGCGGGCCTTATGAAGTCTTTTCGACTACGCGGCTGGTGGAGGAAAATCGACGCGAATCACAGTCACCGTTCGAAGTAATTTTGATTGCAGAGCATCAAGCTCCCATTGTGACGAGTGGCGGGATGCGAGTGCTACCGGATTACAGCCTGGAAGATTGCCCACAACTGGATATCCTGGTTGTCCCAGGAGGTTGGGGAACCCGGCCATTGCTGGATAACCCAAAGCTGCTCGGTTGGCTTCAGAACACTACACCGACGCTGGAGCTGCTGACTTCAGTGTGTACCGGAGCCTTGGTTTTGGGGCAGGCCGGACTGCTTGAGGGCAAACAGGTCACGACCCACTGGCGATCACTAGATTGGATGCAGGAATTGTTTCCGCAAACAACCGTGTTGAAAACCCAGCATGTGGTCGAAGACGGCAAACTGCTGACCTCAGCCGGTATTTCGGCAGGAATTGATATGGCGCTGACGGTTGTATCGCGATACTGTGGCGAGCCAGTTGCCCGGGCGACAGCAAAACATATGGAATATCCCTTCCCGGACAGCAACGAACGCCGGATTGAGATTTAA
- the uspE gene encoding universal stress protein UspE, producing MTKYSNILVVADPEQDHQPALSRAVDLAKCSQDVTITLFLAIYDFSYEMTSMLSADERQAMRRGVVMQREEWLKDIIQPYLDEGFHIELSVVWHNRPYEAIIAEVFSKEHDLLIKATHDHDKIGSVIFTPTDWHLLRKCPCPVLMVKEHSWPENGKIIASVNLAADSETHDKLNDAIVTEALSMAETVGAEVHLVNAYPSTPVNITIELPEFDPASYSDAVRGHHLTSMKALRHKHGLPEEQTHVVEGLPEDVIPNVAKELDAELVILGTTGRTGLSAVFIGNTAEHTIDRLNCDLLALKPEGYVSPLSPHPEQDKIS from the coding sequence ATGACCAAGTACAGTAATATTCTTGTGGTGGCCGATCCGGAGCAGGATCACCAACCCGCCTTATCTCGTGCTGTTGACCTTGCGAAATGCTCGCAGGATGTCACCATCACCTTGTTTCTTGCCATCTATGACTTTTCATACGAAATGACCTCGATGTTGTCTGCCGATGAGCGCCAGGCAATGCGCCGTGGCGTGGTGATGCAGCGGGAAGAGTGGTTAAAAGACATTATCCAGCCCTACCTTGATGAAGGCTTTCACATTGAGCTGAGCGTAGTTTGGCACAATCGACCTTATGAGGCCATTATTGCGGAAGTGTTCAGTAAAGAGCACGACTTACTGATTAAGGCAACACACGATCACGATAAAATAGGTTCGGTGATTTTTACCCCGACCGACTGGCACTTACTTCGCAAATGCCCCTGCCCTGTATTGATGGTGAAAGAGCATAGCTGGCCGGAAAACGGTAAAATTATTGCCAGTGTAAACCTGGCCGCTGACAGTGAAACCCACGATAAACTCAATGATGCCATCGTAACGGAAGCGCTCTCAATGGCTGAAACCGTCGGTGCGGAAGTCCATTTGGTGAACGCCTATCCGTCAACGCCGGTCAATATCACCATCGAGTTACCTGAATTTGATCCCGCATCCTATTCAGATGCCGTCCGGGGCCATCATCTGACCTCGATGAAAGCCCTGCGCCATAAGCATGGTTTACCGGAAGAGCAGACCCATGTGGTTGAAGGCTTACCTGAAGATGTGATCCCCAATGTAGCGAAAGAGTTAGATGCCGAACTGGTGATCCTCGGCACCACAGGCCGCACCGGTTTGTCTGCCGTATTTATCGGAAATACCGCCGAGCATACCATCGACCGCTTGAATTGTGACTTGCTGGCCCTGAAGCCGGAAGGCTATGTCAGCCCGCTCAGCCCGCATCCGGAACAAGATAAAATATCTTAA
- a CDS encoding FNR family transcription factor, with protein MISDKLPTKRVQSGGCAIHCQDCSISQLCIPFTLNESELDQLDQIIERKKPIQKGQELFKAGDELKSLYAIRSGTIKSYTITEQGDEQITAFHLAGDLVGFDAINEMMHPSFAQSLETSMVCEIPFEILDDLSGRMPKLRKQIMRLMSNEIKGDQEMILLLSKKNAEERLAAFLYNLSLRFSQRGFSPREFRLTMTRGDIGNYLGLTVETISRLLGRFQKSGMLGVKGKYITILDHDELSRLAGVGSID; from the coding sequence ATGATTTCGGACAAACTTCCAACCAAACGTGTCCAGTCCGGTGGATGCGCCATTCATTGCCAGGACTGTAGTATCAGCCAGTTATGTATTCCATTCACGCTGAACGAATCTGAGCTTGATCAGTTGGATCAGATCATCGAGCGTAAAAAGCCGATCCAGAAAGGACAAGAGCTTTTCAAAGCCGGTGATGAGCTAAAGTCGCTCTATGCGATCCGCTCTGGTACCATTAAGAGCTACACCATCACTGAACAGGGTGATGAGCAAATCACGGCATTCCACCTGGCCGGTGACCTGGTCGGCTTTGATGCCATCAATGAAATGATGCATCCGAGTTTTGCCCAGTCCCTGGAAACATCCATGGTTTGTGAAATTCCGTTCGAAATCCTCGATGACTTATCCGGTCGCATGCCGAAACTGCGCAAGCAGATTATGCGTCTGATGAGTAACGAGATTAAAGGCGATCAGGAAATGATCCTGTTGCTGTCGAAGAAGAATGCTGAAGAGCGTCTGGCGGCGTTCCTGTATAACCTTTCTCTGCGTTTTTCTCAGCGAGGTTTTTCACCCCGTGAATTCCGCCTGACCATGACGCGTGGCGACATCGGTAACTATCTGGGTCTGACCGTTGAGACCATTAGTCGCCTACTGGGTCGCTTCCAGAAATCCGGCATGTTGGGTGTAAAAGGCAAATACATCACCATTTTGGATCACGATGAGCTGTCTCGTCTGGCAGGCGTCGGCAGCATCGACTGA